The window ATAAAATTGCTACAATATTTAAAAATATGCCCTGCATGTAAAAATAAATTTGATGTAGCCACTCATCGAGCAATCCCATAAAATACACtaagatatactccctctgtagactaatataagaccttttagatcactgaagtagtgatctaaaaggtcttatattggtTTACATAAGTACTTTGTTTTTAGGTTCAGCCATGTGCAGCATTGCATTCATTTATGTACTGCAATACAAGCATAATAGGGCCAATGAATAAACCTAGACAGTTAAATACCTCTCCTCAAACGGATATACATGTGGTACTGTGGTAAGTACAGAGCTGCGGGTAGGAATTCCTGAAGTAGTTCCGACTAAACTAGCAAAGGCTGCCTCATGGGCTCTGGCAGCAGCTGCAATTGGAATTCTGCCAGTTCTGGCGGGTGACAACCACAGGGAACTGGGACAGAACCTGTGTCTGCTGTCCCTTTCATAGAGTAGATTAAGACATCTCACAGTCACGTCAATAAGAGGCTTGTTGCCGCTTCCACTATTCTGAAGGAAAGAGTTGTACACAAACGTATTGAGTGCTGATGCAATCTTCCGTTGTTGCTCTAGAGTGAAAGGAATCTGTGGAAACAGAGAAGGGAAAGCACATCATCAATACATTGGTGGAGAGAAATAGACAGAAAGATGGTGTGTGGATGAGGCAATATTACCTGTTTCTCATAAAACTCAATATCATCTAGCACAAGTAATAGATGTCCATATATTGCACAGAACAGATGCAACATGTGATTTACATCCTTCCCGATACCTTCAGATCCTTGCCTCATAGTCTCAATATCCCATAAAATTAATGCATCGTCATTAGAATTCTCAGAAGTCAAACTGTCACTCAAATTGGTGTCATCTGCATCATTTGATTTTCCTGTAATCTTATGGAGCACATTTGCCCACTTTTTTGGTGTGTCCTTGGCATTCCGTCTTTGCTTTGTGGAGGATATTTGCTCACCTGAACTACTTCCAGCCAATTGTTTTTCATGCTCAGGTTCCTGTGATTTGTGGCCAGTTTGCCCAAAAATTGATATTTCTAACGTTCCCCACAAATCAACAAGAAATCCCGGGGTGAATGAGAGCATGTTGAGAATAGGCAATGGACCAACAGATGGGTTCAGGGAAGAGAAAATTCTGAGCATGTAATAGTAAAAGCATATAATATCCGTTAACTTTAGGCTCCGACATTTGACCTGCCTTTGATCTAGGTCATGGTTGGTTTCCCTCTCGCGCGGAACATCCTCCTTTGCCAATATCAATAGCTTTCTAAGGTGCCACTGCTGGTAAATTGGCTTTAGAAGGTCCATAAACAATGTTCTCGTGCGGCAGCTATCATTGGTGTCGGCTTCTTCGGTAATTGATGTATTATTGGTGGCCCTATCATCAATGCAATGAAGCATTCCCTTGCTTTCTTCAAAACATTTCAGTAAGTTTTGGGAAATACAGTTAATAGCATCAACATATAGGCAACAATCTAGCCCTTGAATGAAGCAACCCAAATTGGATAAATCATCATGCTCTGTCGCTAGAGTTATAAGATTTCCAAGAGCCCAACCACAGTAGGGAATGGTACTGTTATCAACACTAGAAACCTCTGACTGCTGCAGTTTACTTATTTCTTCAAATATTTTATCCTTCGAGGTCTGCTACCACCTGCCATGGCTTGATCAGTTCGACATTTAAATACCAATATTTAAAAAAATCACACCAaataaattataaactttttggtaTCCCTAGAAGGATGAACGTGTCAGGACACTACAATTCTGCACTTACAATGGAATCAACTTTTTTAATCAAGATGCCACAGTGATGAGTTGTCACTATATAGAAATACTAGGCCTAAGAACTTGTAGATGGGTAGAACATGGTAATGGAATAATATCTTTCACAAATTTGCAACTGGTTAACTTAACATTAACCGCTGGAATGATAAATTAAAATTTAATAGCTAGTGTCATAAAGAATTATACAGCAGTACATAGACCACCAACAGAGTATATATAACTAAAAAGTAAGAATAAAACAATTACCACTTCAAAGATATTAGCGGATCAACTATAACATACAGGTTTCAAGCTGCAACAATTGAGGAATACTACACGGATAGAGCAACTCATTATCATGTCAGAAACACAGGAATTTATTAGTTCAATGTCTGACTCCTTGGAGAGCAAAAGCTTCTATGCAAAATTAATGCAATAGCATACCAAATGCCTATGTCCATATCAAAATTTGAAGACCCTTACCAGTAAAATGCTGAGAGACGGTTGCAGTACAGATATGTGTTTTAGAGCAGGTAAAAGAAGAGGCGGCAGACGTTTGCAAATATACGGAATTGTGAGTATAAGTGTGAAGTATTCCTTTGCAGCACCAGTTAGATCAACACCCATGTCTGCTCTTGTAGAGTTGAAAGGGCGCAATGCAAGAGTGACTGCACTAGCAGTAACCAGGAGCTGCTCATCTGGTGCAATCGCAGAATCTATCTTCCCTGGTGTAACATGGGGACCAAAACATTTTATATATCTCCTCACACACCTATATGTACCACTCTGTCTTGTGCCAATAAATTCAATCAAAGTCTCCACAGAGGCATCAGCAGCTCTAGTATTCTCACTTGTTAAGTTTTTCCATGTTTTGCAATCAGTTAATGAGATGGCCAACCGCATAGTAAGAGTACTAATTTCAACCATGTTTACATCCTTACAACAACAATGATCACACCTGGCAAGGATGCAAGAGCACAGCGAAATCAGCTTCTTTGCCTGATAAAGCCAAATAGACCTCTCTTCTGGAAAACCCACAGCAAAGGAACAGAAGTTTTTGCTTTGATCTACATAGAAAAGATACATGTCAGTTGAAAAGGAAAGTGCATCTTTTAAAGGTGTGTGCCCAATTTGTGTGTGTTTTGCAGCAAGCCTGAATCTAGTCAAGTTCAATTTTTTTATGCTCAGCCTAATTTACCATATTGCACTTTGACATGATGCTGATATCATCACATTCTGCACTAAACATGTAATAATTTTGCTTTATCTTCAAATATGCATGCTGGCGAGCTTCTATCAGTAATCAGCCAAGCGCCAACGGCCAGCAGACCAGCTGTCAGTTGAGAAACATTGGCCTCCACTCGACAACTAGTTTCCCACTGACCATACCAGAGGAATTCGAGTTGGATACAGTCAATCTTCTTGAAAATCGACGGATTTAGTACCATGGCCAGGAGGATATGCACTGGCATGGTACTAGGAATGTGTCGGGCCAGCACAAGCTTTACCCCTTTTAGACATCCTGCCCGCCAGGTAGTGAACTTCCCTGCGATCCGATCAACCAGCGCTTGGAGAATGGATGATGGAATTTGCCGAACTGACAGCGGCAGCCCTAGATATGGGATGGGGAAATTGGTTATGGGGCAGGACAGGCCGTCACCGATGGCTTCATCGCCGCAGGCTGGCATTGGGTCGGTGCAGTGGAGCACATCGAGAAATAAACGAAGCAGCTCATGTATCGTGCCATGATCCTGAGCGTCTAGGTGACAGAAGATGACAATGTCATTGGCAAAGAGGGAAATGCTCAAGGCAATATGATGGTTGGTGAGGCACTGCAGGAACCCGTCTTTGACTACCCGCTGAATCAAAGTGTTCAGGACGTCAATGAAAATCACGAAGAGCATCAGCAACAAAGGGTCGCCTTGGCGGAGTACCAAATAACAATCATGAAATTTTGAATATGAATACAATGGCATCAATTTTGTGAAACATAGCCCACATGTTATTAATTAAATTATTGGTCAAAGCATGAATTTGGGTAGGTCAAAATACGCCTCGCATATAGAAACATAGGGAGTAGTTTATTTCTCTTAAGTTTAAAATTAATTTATTGTACACTAGGACATCCCCATACAGGGATCGAAAATTCTATATATTATATTTATATTATCCTCAAAATTAGAAAAGGAAAAGACTCAAAGAGGAATATGTCCCTAAAATGCTCAGGCTTACCACACATACCAGAATCGCTGAAAGCAGAAGTTTGATTAGTAAAAAGGCATACCCATTGAGTTTATGCTATTCAAAATGATTTTGAAGCATCTTGAGATAGACTTCACAGTCTTGGTCTGTTGCCCCTTGTACCAGCTAGATGGTTGAGTAATGAAGAAAAGAAATGGCCTAAGCATCTTGCTCGATATCCATTGATTTGTCAGGTTGATGTCAGGCTGGTTTACTAATACTTCCCACTCTTCATGAAGTTGTTCTGTAACCTTTCTGATAAGATGGTACCTTCTCCATACTCGCTGGCAGAAGTAAAACAGTAACAGGGAAATCCATTATATAGTATACAACACAAAATCATTGAAGCAATGTAGCTCTACATGAACACTTTTACAGGGCTGTCGCATCTATTTTGACTACATTGGGAATTTTATATTATGTTTTTTCTTCATGATTGGCAGAAAAACACATGAAGAAATTTACAAATTTATAGGTGCTTCAGGATATGATTATAAGGATAAACGATAAAATAATCTACTGACAGATCACCAAAGGCATGCTTCgttatatttattaaatattccagtTTGTTAGGGCCTCCATATCCATCAACTTACTAGAAAATTCAGAAGGTGTTTAACATCAAATACCTTCCAGTGATGTCTGTATAGAGGGACATTAAACAAAACATCAGAAGGTGTTAACACCACAAGTACCGATTCATTTGCCCATAAAGCGAAGGTAGCAGATACATAGCGATATCGTTCAATTCTATTGCCCCACGTAGCTCTCAAGAACTTCCTCTTCCCAGTGTATACTATAAAGCTGTAGAACTCTTTAGGGCGATGCAAGAACCAAAAATCAGCGAGTCGTTACGCTTCAATAGTTTATCCAACATGGGGGTAGGTTGCGGCGTAATTGAAACTACGGTTTTAGGATTTCTGCACAGCTTCAGGAATCTGGGGTCCATTCTTACTTCAAAGTAGAAAACCCCACTGATGACTGATCTCAAGTCTTTTTGTTAGGACGCTGGTGCGCAAACCTGAATCCAACTCCTAGATTCGGCGCCAGCAACACTAAAACCTACCTGTGCCCAGGTCAAGGTTGTTTGTTACTAGTTCAATGTGCATCTAAGTTTTTTGTTAGTATTCAGGATTCACAAACCGCTAGCCAGAAGCCCAGAACCACAATTAAAACAGCATTCCAGAAATCTCCCTATGTGATTCAGGCCAGGCCAATCAAATCGGTGTCCCCaaattcttcaggtcaattgtttgtgcCAGACAGACGAGGCGCAGCCAGATCCACCAAAGTATAGCAAAATAAATTGAGCAAACAGACCATGGTCATGAGCAGCGATCAGAATTCGGGATTCCAGATAGATTAATTGGGCGCGGGGGTGGGCTGGTGGATGGTGGTCGGGTATAGTGGCACGCAACAGGTGTGGGCGGCTGAGGAGGGGGGGCGGGTGCGGCGACGGCGGGTACCTGGAtggtgagggcggcggcggcggcgcggcggaggtgGCTACGGAGCTGGCGCTCCTCGGAGACCTTCTGCAGCAGCGCGTCGCGGGTGATCTCCCTGGCGCTGGACCCCCTCAGCGACACCTGCGGGCAAACTGTTTAGGTCGGGGAGGGAATGGGCGGAGGAGggcgagaggggagggggtgggtaCCTGGCGGTGGCCGGAGGGCGGgaccgacatcgccggcggcgaggaggtggAGGGAGGCTGCTTCTGCATCCCGTGGCGCGTGAgccgagagagagagacagatggACGCGTCCGCCCGCGAGTGGGCTGTCTGTCTGAGAAGGAAATTGCATAGTCTCTCTCAAAAAAATTGAATAATAATTTTCCTTTAAATAACGTCAGATTTTTAGGCACGGCAAATCACTTATTATGAAAAATTATATTATCATGAGTATGGCAATTTCTTTAACAATTGTGACGAATCCTTTCCGTGTTCAATTTTTTTGCCAGCAATTGTCATGCTCGCTAAAAGAATGTCATCCTCCTGACAACATAATTTGTCATAAAAAATATTCAATTTTCCATGTCTAAAAGTCTGACATCAGTTTTTTTACATAGTACAACACACACAGGCGCGGGCATCATCGTCATGTACGCGTGCACACAAATCTTAGACTATCCACAATGAGAGTaatataggtagtaacatcacacatatctaaataaaatagatgatgtggcaagcaataaatgaagaaaaagaggcatgtggtaacatagctagttactactagtatgagtaacatcacacatatcaaggcaagatgagtctatagcataataaatgaagtgttgcatgttaccacacatatgttactccccactatagagataGTAACTTAGATtagtaacatgggcatgttactactctatgttactacccattgtggctagtcttacccctatgagcacctttggaAGACCGAGCCGCCATGCCTTAAGTTTGACCAAAAGAAATTGAATAATCACAACAATTTAATGCCACGTCTTGTGATTTTCCCATTTTATAATGTAGTGTGTGGATTATTTTCTAAAACCACGATTCATCAACTTTGATCAAGTTTACAAAAAAAATGTACATCTATGATATATACAAAATAAATACCATTATATACATCAGAAGATATACTTGCATATTGTATTTATGTATTTATTTGTTATCATTATTGTTGGGATATTTTTCTCAATAAGCCTTGTCAATCTCTACATGGTTTGACTTTTGAAAATGACACATAAACACTACAATTATGGAGGTGGACGGAGCAGTACTCGTTTTCATACTGATTTCTCATCATGTATCCAGATGGCATATATACATATGCAAATACAGGGAACAAATACACCTGACGACACGATTCACCGTATCGCAAAGGGCAGACAAATGATAGGCTGATGTGCTAGGGCAGTTGTTAGTCAGACAAGAGTACACACAACTGCATAAGTCTATTTTGGGAGGGGCACAAAGGAGGCAAAAAAAAAAaaggctcggcgaacaagcgaacaaaCTAACTTCCCTTCAGAATCAGAAAAGGCAACCCGGGAGTCCCACGAAAGACGAAGATCGTAAAACGATCAATGTGATTATGCAAATGCGCTGCTCGCAAAGGGCAGCCGAATGTAACACCTCGAATGCCAACATCGTGTCGATTCGATCAGACGCTCTTATGTTAATTACGTACATATCTGGCGCTGGCAATCAGTATTTTGATGTACACTTGATGACAATCAGTATTCCTGATTAGCGAATCCTGTGTTTCGTGAATTTTGGCTACACAAGATGAATTCGGGGTCTTTTGGGTTCGATGATCAAATGCTGATGTAAATTATTCTGACTGCGCTTTCGGCGCTCCTTCCATCGCAGCAGCAGTTGCGTTTGCAGTCACACTGTTATCCATGCTGCAAAAGACGAGAGAGAGAGTCAGAGTTAATCGATTGCCTGAATCACTTGAAAAGGAAGCAACGGGGCGTGCTCACGCTTCGCCGTTGCTTGGAGCGACGTCGTAGTTGTTTGGAGCTGGCAGTGCTTTGACATCGGTTCCGGTCTGACACTGGGCGACAGCAGTGTTGCACTAAGAGGGGCATGGAAGATTCAGGGTTCGGTATGCCTGCTCAATAGTGATGATGAAGAAACGAACCTGCTCAATTGCAAGCATAGGAGCTTCAACTTTTGCCTTGGAGCAACTTCTCAGGGTGCCCTGCATAAAATCCAATATACAGAAATAAATAGCTGCAAGTCCAAAATGGCAGAACCAACAAGCGCAAGTATGATGAAGTCAGAAAAAGATAATTAAATCTTGAAACTGAAGACAGGTCATTGCACGGAGAATCACCACCACCTATTTCTATGATTCTTTCCGCTCTTAAGTAGAGACAATAGCAGCACATGAGTAACTTGTCTAACACTGCTAAAACGATGAAAAAGATAGGGTCCATTTCTTTTCATATGTAACAGTTTATTTCCTTTCTGCAAGCTTATTTATGGTTCTGACGTCTCACAGCCATAGAAACCTCGGAGCTTTTCTACTGAAGCAAGTGTATCGGCATATCACATACCTCCATGACTACAGGAAGTAACAAGGGAGAAACTGAAAACTAAATATGTGACAACTTCAACAGGCAGCATAGTTGAATTAACCATGTCTTCATGACTCGGTTGAAATATTCAATGGATCCTTATCCACCAAGTTGCTAACAAGCATGCACCATTGCTGCAAGTCCACAACACTGGGACAAGATGACAGAACAAAGTCGCATTAACATGTGCCCTGTGACACCATCACAGCAAGCATGGTGTTAAGATGACGTTGTTAAGACATGGTTATTTCAATTTGCAACCACACAATGCAACTCCACCTCCATTGAAATATTACTGTGTTTGCTAAAGCATGAAAGGCATAGAAAGGGGTTGTTTAGGACattaagaaagaagaagaaaaacatgcATCATACTGTATCTATCAGAAAGGAAGAAAAAATAACAGTCTAGCATGTTAAGGATGAGATTGTACCTTGTTGGCCCACATCAGTCCACAAGCATTGCACAAAGTCCTTGGACCAGCTGGACCACGACGCATTGCCGGTGTCATCTTTTCACTAGTGCCACAATTCTGACACCTGTAACAAGTATGATACGGGGAAAAGGGGTCATCCCTTTCCCGTTCAATAACATAACGACAGAAAAAGTGGATCAAGTGATCAAAGATAAGACAACTTTGATTCTCGAGACAGGAAATCTTGGCCTGAGCCCTGGGAGACAGGATCACAGCCTGGAGAAGGGGACTCCCCCTCCAAATTCGCTCTTCCAACAAATTGCCCCTTCCGACGCTGCATCCTGAGAGATTAGTTAGAAATATGAGCATCAAATTCTTAAGACATGCGATGTTCCTTACAACTAATTGCTACTTGAAGTTGGAACCATGGCTTGACGTCTGATGTATAGGATCTATCTTCCCCTTTTGTACCTCATAGGAACCACTATATTCCCCAACCTAGCCTCTAGCCAGCCATGCCTTGCTTGCAGCATCTACCCTGATGATCACAGACCTCTATATTCCTCAACAAACATGCAGTATGCTATCAGACAGTGGCATATGGCAACCATCATGCCAACCAAGGTCTCAGCTTTTCTTCCTTGTGAATATTTGTTGGATCAAATTTTGACCAAGCAAATACAAGATAGAACAAATTGTGTGGTTCCCTTGGTTGAAGATTTAGGACAAACTAAGATGGATAAGACAACATGTTCAAATGAACTAAAGCCTAAGGAAACATTGTGGGCCACAATATCTCCTCCAATTACAAATATAATGCTTCGAAACTACAGCATTTTTCATACTTAACTGTCAAAATGGATGTAAACTTTAACATATCTGTGTACATCATTTACAGTGTCTTGTTTTTTTCAAGAATGGTAAGGTGGATACTTGTGAATATATATCCACACAAAGGAGCACAAAATAACTGTAAAAAAATAAAGGCCCGGAGAACAGATGACAGCTTACTAGACTCCTTCAGCAAGCAAAAGAAAGATAACACAAAACCCTGCTTCCTACCTTTTCTGAAGGAAAATTTTTACTCTGGAAACTAATTTTGTATGCGATCTTTTTTAAACTCGGGTATCCAGCATTTTTTTAATATATTCCCTTTGTCAAGGTATCAAAAAATCCGTCTGTGCTTTCCAAGGAAAGGAGGGTTATGTCAAAATTTAGAAGACCTAATACATACAGTACATAAGGACCTATTACAGAACTGGTCATCTTAGAATCACTTCTTGCAAGGTCACCTGGTTTCGAAGCATGAATGGCATGGGTCTGATTAAGCAGTAGGCACAACAATGATATGGGTCTGACTAATGCAGTAACTAATGAATTAGTTCCTCGATAGATATAATGATAAGGATTATGACTGATCCAAAATAAACTAAATACCGATGCCATGGTGCATGGTTCATTCACAGCTTTACTGATAATACTTGGTGGTACAATAGACAACTGACAAATCTGGCAGGCTAGGTACAAACCTGTGTGCCACTTCTTTGCGTACAGCATAGCGTATTTGCTTATCAAAATTTCTCCCCTTGCGTTTTTCGCGGAACCTGATGAGTGAAGCAACCCTTTTTGCAGGAATGTCTGTCCTCTGAAGTAAATCCTCATAGCCCTGCAGAAGAATGCTAACATTACATCATAAAGGGGGAAATATTATTGATTAGCATATATGCAGCCGAGTAATTTCCACATACCCTATTTTCACGTTGACTGGGTAAAACCATGGCAGATAGACCGGGTGGAATTTCACCAGTTCCTAACAGTAACAGGACAGCTTGAACCTGGAAAAAGGACTTCAACTTAGATAAAACAGAACGGCACCAAGGAGTACCAAATCGAAATCTGAATATGACAACAGATTTTTCTATATGCCTGGATATAGGTAATATCAAGTATGGCCATAGCAACTAATAATTACAAATCCCTcttaaaaacaacaaaaaagtaGTCATTACAAGCCATCACATACTTGGTTTACGGCAAGAAACCCTATGAGTTGATAGCAAACTGCCAAAAGTGGCAAGGACTAATGCTTCTGCCAGTGGTACAGTACGGAAGTAACCCATTATTGTGAGCTACTGAGGTTATGTACTGTTCAATTCATAAAAACTAGCCTAGTTTCCTATAGGCATCATTGGAGTTCATAATTCTGTGGCTATTCAAATCCCACGTGACCAAGGAAAACATTTTCAAGTTCTAACCAAAACAAATAGCATCATACTACCAATCTGAGCCATTTGTTTCGGCCGATGTAACTGAACTCGTCACCGTAAGCAAGCGGTGAGATATGCACAGAACAGCTGCACTAACCCTGATCAATTATACAGTAACACGCCTTGCTAGAATGATTAAACCGAAAATCTCAACATCAAATTAAGTATTCAATTCCCGCGCATGAGTGTCAAACGCATCAATTTGCTAGCTCGGTCGCGTGAGATTTTCGCTTCCATGTAACATGAATGAACACAGAGCGAGGGGGGAGGAGACCTTGTCAGGGGTGACGGACTCGAAGACGTAGACCTCGCCCTGGAACAGCAGCGTCAACTGGTTCGGGTTCCCCGGAAAGGACGAGACCGGTTCTGGggccgccggcgacggcggctcctcggcaggtggcagctcctcctcctcctcctcctcttccacctcatcgtgctcttcctcctcctcctccgcgtcgTCCTCgctgccgtcctcgtcgccggctgCCGCGGCGGCGTCGCGCATCTCGGC is drawn from Triticum dicoccoides isolate Atlit2015 ecotype Zavitan chromosome 4A, WEW_v2.0, whole genome shotgun sequence and contains these coding sequences:
- the LOC119287048 gene encoding E3 ubiquitin-protein ligase UPL7-like isoform X2, producing the protein MQKQPPSTSSPPAMSVPPSGHRQVSLRGSSAREITRDALLQKVSEERQLRSHLRRAAAAALTIQRVWRRYHLIRKVTEQLHEEWEVLVNQPDINLTNQWISSKMLRPFLFFITQPSSWYKGQQTKTVKSISRCFKIILNSINSMDQSKNFCSFAVGFPEERSIWLYQAKKLISLCSCILARCDHCCCKDVNMVEISTLTMRLAISLTDCKTWKNLTSENTRAADASVETLIEFIGTRQSGTYRCVRRYIKCFGPHVTPGKIDSAIAPDEQLLVTASAVTLALRPFNSTRADMGVDLTGAAKEYFTLILTIPYICKRLPPLLLPALKHISVLQPSLSILLTSKDKIFEEISKLQQSEVSSVDNSTIPYCGWALGNLITLATEHDDLSNLGCFIQGLDCCLYVDAINCISQNLLKCFEESKGMLHCIDDRATNNTSITEEADTNDSCRTRTLFMDLLKPIYQQWHLRKLLILAKEDVPRERETNHDLDQRQVKCRSLKLTDIICFYYYMLRIFSSLNPSVGPLPILNMLSFTPGFLVDLWGTLEISIFGQTGHKSQEPEHEKQLAGSSSGEQISSTKQRRNAKDTPKKWANVLHKITGKSNDADDTNLSDSLTSENSNDDALILWDIETMRQGSEGIGKDVNHMLHLFCAIYGHLLLVLDDIEFYEKQIPFTLEQQRKIASALNTFVYNSFLQNSGSGNKPLIDVTVRCLNLLYERDSRHRFCPSSLWLSPARTGRIPIAAAARAHEAAFASLVGTTSGIPTRSSVLTTVPHVYPFEERSRIHRDSHSSSECGLPEAGLDYGGLSKEFLTDLSKAAFSPEYGLFTQTSTSDSSIIPSSSAKLLDNGIDMIEFLGRVVGKALYEGILLDYCFSQVFVQKLLGRYSFLDELSTLDSELYRSLMQLKHYDGDVEELCLDFTLTEELGGKRIVHELRPGGKNISVTNENKLHYVHAMADYKLNRQILPFSNAFYRGLSDLISPSWLSLFNANEFNQLLSGGSQDFDVDDLRNNTKYTGGYTESSRTVKLFWEVIKGFKPTERCLLLKFVTSCSRAPLLGFKYLQPGFTIHKVPCDVTLWASIGGQDVDRLPSASTCYNTLKLPTYKRSSTLRSKLLYAISSNTGFELS
- the LOC119287048 gene encoding E3 ubiquitin-protein ligase UPL7-like isoform X1, whose translation is MQKQPPSTSSPPAMSVPPSGHRQVSLRGSSAREITRDALLQKVSEERQLRSHLRRAAAAALTIQRVWRRYHLIRKVTEQLHEEWEVLVNQPDINLTNQWISSKMLRPFLFFITQPSSWYKGQQTKTVKSISRCFKIILNSINSMDQSKNFCSFAVGFPEERSIWLYQAKKLISLCSCILARCDHCCCKDVNMVEISTLTMRLAISLTDCKTWKNLTSENTRAADASVETLIEFIGTRQSGTYRCVRRYIKCFGPHVTPGKIDSAIAPDEQLLVTASAVTLALRPFNSTRADMGVDLTGAAKEYFTLILTIPYICKRLPPLLLPALKHISVLQPSLSILLTSKDKIFEEISKLQQSEVSSVDNSTIPYCGWALGNLITLATEHDDLSNLGCFIQGLDCCLYVDAINCISQNLLKCFEESKGMLHCIDDRATNNTSITEEADTNDSCRTRTLFMDLLKPIYQQWHLRKLLILAKEDVPRERETNHDLDQRQVKCRSLKLTDIICFYYYMLRIFSSLNPSVGPLPILNMLSFTPGFLVDLWGTLEISIFGQTGHKSQEPEHEKQLAGSSSGEQISSTKQRRNAKDTPKKWANVLHKITGKSNDADDTNLSDSLTSENSNDDALILWDIETMRQGSEGIGKDVNHMLHLFCAIYGHLLLVLDDIEFYEKQIPFTLEQQRKIASALNTFVYNSFLQNSGSGNKPLIDVTVRCLNLLYERDSRHRFCPSSLWLSPARTGRIPIAAAARAHEAAFASLVGTTSGIPTRSSVLTTVPHVYPFEERVQMFREFIELDKASRRANGEVSGPGPGSIEIVIRRGHIVEDGYRQLNCLRSKLKSCIHVSFVSECGLPEAGLDYGGLSKEFLTDLSKAAFSPEYGLFTQTSTSDSSIIPSSSAKLLDNGIDMIEFLGRVVGKALYEGILLDYCFSQVFVQKLLGRYSFLDELSTLDSELYRSLMQLKHYDGDVEELCLDFTLTEELGGKRIVHELRPGGKNISVTNENKLHYVHAMADYKLNRQILPFSNAFYRGLSDLISPSWLSLFNANEFNQLLSGGSQDFDVDDLRNNTKYTGGYTESSRTVKLFWEVIKGFKPTERCLLLKFVTSCSRAPLLGFKYLQPGFTIHKVPCDVTLWASIGGQDVDRLPSASTCYNTLKLPTYKRSSTLRSKLLYAISSNTGFELS
- the LOC119287050 gene encoding uncharacterized protein LOC119287050, with translation MPLYSYSKFHDCYLVLRQGDPLLLMLFVIFIDVLNTLIQRVVKDGFLQCLTNHHIALSISLFANDIVIFCHLDAQDHGTIHELLRLFLDVLHCTDPMPACGDEAIGDGLSCPITNFPIPYLGLPLSVRQIPSSILQALVDRIAGKFTTWRAGCLKGVKLVLARHIPSTMPVHILLAMVLNPSIFKKIDCIQLEFLWYGQWETSCRVEANVSQLTAGLLAVGAWLITDRSSPACIFEDKAKLLHV
- the LOC119287051 gene encoding GATA transcription factor 18-like isoform X2, producing MSDPASAQGPDAEMRDAAAAAGDEDGSEDDAEEEEEEHDEVEEEEEEEELPPAEEPPSPAAPEPVSSFPGNPNQLTLLFQGEVYVFESVTPDKVQAVLLLLGTGEIPPGLSAMVLPSQRENRGYEDLLQRTDIPAKRVASLIRFREKRKGRNFDKQIRYAVRKEVAHRMQRRKGQFVGRANLEGESPSPGCDPVSQGSGQDFLSRESKCQNCGTSEKMTPAMRRGPAGPRTLCNACGLMWANKGTLRSCSKAKVEAPMLAIEQCNTAVAQCQTGTDVKALPAPNNYDVAPSNGEAMDNSVTANATAAAMEGAPKAQSE
- the LOC119287051 gene encoding GATA transcription factor 18-like isoform X1: MSDPASAQGPDAEMRDAAAAAGDEDGSEDDAEEEEEEHDEVEEEEEEEELPPAEEPPSPAAPEPVSSFPGNPNQLTLLFQGEVYVFESVTPDKVQAVLLLLGTGEIPPGLSAMVLPSQRENRGYEDLLQRTDIPAKRVASLIRFREKRKGRNFDKQIRYAVRKEVAHRMQRRKGQFVGRANLEGESPSPGCDPVSQGSGQDFLSRESKLCQNCGTSEKMTPAMRRGPAGPRTLCNACGLMWANKGTLRSCSKAKVEAPMLAIEQCNTAVAQCQTGTDVKALPAPNNYDVAPSNGEAMDNSVTANATAAAMEGAPKAQSE